The following proteins are encoded in a genomic region of Macellibacteroides fermentans:
- a CDS encoding nucleotidyltransferase domain-containing protein: protein MDKNEAIILAKRYKELVSQHFQIKALYLYGSYSKGTQNPDSDIDIAVIVDHIEGDYFDYLPLLWRLRRKINSIIEPVLLTEEDQTTPLYAEILKTGQII, encoded by the coding sequence ATGGATAAAAACGAAGCTATAATATTAGCCAAACGCTATAAAGAATTAGTCTCACAGCATTTCCAGATAAAAGCACTTTATTTGTATGGTTCATATAGTAAAGGCACCCAAAATCCGGATAGTGATATAGATATTGCTGTAATTGTAGATCATATCGAAGGTGATTATTTTGACTATTTGCCTTTATTATGGAGACTTAGACGAAAAATAAACAGCATAATTGAACCCGTACTCCTCACTGAAGAAGACCAAACAACCCCTCTTTATGCTGAAATCCTTAAAACAGGACAAATTATTTAA
- a CDS encoding curli production assembly/transport component CsgF — protein sequence MKILYNVLVFFLLLAGVKGVAQDFVYTPKNPAFGGNPYNYSWLLSSAQAQNTHTDESYLYEQTKTDPMKDFAESLNQQILSQLARKIIANQFGEEALTSGTYILGNYQIEIGTQSDGIRINILDKESGSSTTVSVPYM from the coding sequence ATGAAAATCTTGTATAATGTGTTGGTTTTTTTCTTGCTGCTTGCCGGGGTGAAGGGGGTTGCTCAGGATTTTGTGTATACGCCCAAGAATCCTGCCTTTGGCGGAAATCCCTATAACTACAGCTGGTTGCTGAGCTCGGCGCAGGCTCAGAACACTCACACGGATGAATCGTATTTGTATGAGCAGACGAAGACTGATCCGATGAAGGATTTTGCCGAGAGTTTGAATCAGCAGATTCTGAGTCAGCTTGCCCGTAAGATCATTGCCAACCAGTTTGGCGAGGAGGCGCTTACTTCCGGTACGTATATTCTGGGTAATTACCAGATCGAGATTGGTACGCAGAGTGATGGGATCCGTATCAATATCCTGGATAAGGAGAGTGGTAGCAGTACTACCGTTTCTGTACCGTATATGTAG
- a CDS encoding RagB/SusD family nutrient uptake outer membrane protein has translation MDLRNILIGFGVAVTCFAFQSCSEDEKGGYTPVNYNVNGKVEKGPFVSGSTIDIQPMDANMQPLGSIYSSTISDNTGSFSFGSKEFETPFAQLKASGYFFNEVDGQLSQGTLTLLAVVNLSDQSTVNVNILTHLKYKRIINLTGQNKSYSDANKQAQKELLTAFGLQRFLDVDVSQYSITTGSDQAGALLAISSLLLVDRSEAVLTEYLAKLSEEFGQEGKFSETSLQQIKKDRNKLNSKLISIASNVISRYNSLGKTVSVKDLAYFFDWNDDGIAGNEIAGNDTPVTLETSRITVPKEGGEYSIKINTSIPLTLTPTEPNTSQMPTENLFDKLYETPGLSSMKVEKALENNVLKVNIKPSASRRNVTDSVAIYDFRGQKVAILTISQEGNPNAPLPKLGEAGVQAFYAYASSLSEVITSSNTLEAKYSGITTDPAFRAPLSSSNGNINDIFSKYYRAINRNLIILEADATRESAYPDYLNTFNAICYYNMVVYWGGVPYLTTVPDLNSLYLPRTSEKDIFQALTSNLETAISKSDEKKNRFATSDLNDLLFVSKDVARIILANIHMYQGEYTKAKSLLAKVVSNNFYQLESTTSYTPTSKELILGLFNTPILTYTDVLLSLAECEAHLGNDAAALNYLKMVTRAKGIAETSDVITGIKEARKIALTDQVGYFAFLKRNGLAKSELKLEDYQLLFPIPQREIDLNPGMTQNPGY, from the coding sequence ATGGATTTAAGAAATATTCTGATCGGATTTGGTGTTGCGGTAACATGTTTTGCTTTTCAATCTTGTTCTGAAGACGAAAAAGGCGGGTATACGCCTGTTAATTACAATGTGAATGGAAAAGTAGAGAAGGGCCCGTTTGTAAGCGGATCCACAATCGATATACAACCGATGGATGCCAATATGCAACCCCTGGGAAGTATTTATTCCTCCACAATATCCGATAATACGGGAAGTTTTTCTTTCGGTTCGAAGGAGTTCGAAACACCCTTTGCCCAGCTCAAGGCCAGTGGATATTTCTTTAATGAAGTAGATGGCCAGTTGTCTCAGGGAACTTTAACGTTGCTGGCCGTTGTTAACTTGTCGGATCAATCCACTGTAAATGTAAACATCCTGACGCATCTTAAATACAAACGGATTATCAACTTGACCGGACAAAACAAATCTTATTCAGATGCCAACAAACAGGCTCAGAAAGAGCTGCTTACCGCATTTGGCCTCCAGCGGTTTCTGGATGTAGATGTTTCCCAATATTCTATAACTACCGGTTCGGACCAGGCCGGGGCACTCCTTGCAATTTCTTCCTTATTGTTGGTGGACAGGTCCGAAGCCGTTCTAACCGAATACCTGGCTAAGCTTAGCGAAGAGTTCGGGCAGGAAGGTAAATTCTCGGAAACGTCCCTGCAACAAATTAAAAAGGACCGTAACAAATTAAACAGCAAGTTGATATCTATCGCAAGCAATGTTATTTCAAGATACAACAGTTTGGGCAAAACGGTATCGGTTAAAGATCTGGCCTATTTCTTCGACTGGAACGACGACGGTATCGCAGGTAACGAGATTGCCGGGAACGATACCCCCGTAACGCTGGAAACATCCCGGATAACCGTACCCAAAGAAGGGGGCGAATATTCCATTAAAATAAACACGAGTATTCCACTCACCCTCACTCCCACGGAACCAAACACCAGCCAGATGCCAACCGAAAATCTGTTTGACAAATTGTACGAAACACCCGGCCTATCATCCATGAAGGTTGAAAAAGCGCTTGAAAATAATGTTTTGAAAGTAAACATAAAGCCGTCGGCCTCCAGAAGAAACGTAACCGACTCCGTTGCAATTTATGACTTTCGCGGCCAGAAAGTCGCCATTCTTACAATAAGTCAGGAAGGAAATCCGAATGCCCCACTTCCCAAACTAGGCGAGGCTGGTGTGCAGGCTTTTTATGCGTATGCCTCGTCTTTGTCGGAAGTCATAACAAGCTCCAACACCCTGGAAGCGAAATACTCCGGAATTACGACCGATCCGGCATTCCGGGCACCGCTGTCTTCATCCAACGGAAATATAAACGATATTTTTTCTAAATATTATCGGGCTATCAATCGTAATCTTATCATACTTGAAGCAGATGCAACGAGAGAATCGGCTTATCCGGACTATTTAAACACCTTCAATGCAATCTGTTACTACAATATGGTTGTGTATTGGGGAGGCGTTCCGTACCTGACAACGGTACCAGATTTAAATAGTTTATATTTACCTCGTACTTCGGAAAAAGATATTTTCCAAGCCCTTACTTCAAATTTAGAAACAGCCATTAGCAAATCAGACGAAAAAAAGAACCGGTTTGCCACTTCCGATTTAAATGATCTTCTTTTTGTCTCAAAGGATGTTGCCCGGATAATCCTTGCCAATATCCATATGTACCAAGGCGAATATACCAAAGCGAAATCACTGTTGGCGAAAGTTGTTTCAAACAACTTTTATCAGCTGGAAAGCACCACAAGTTATACCCCAACCAGCAAAGAGTTGATATTGGGACTTTTCAATACCCCCATTTTAACCTATACGGATGTACTACTCTCGTTGGCTGAATGTGAAGCGCATCTGGGGAATGACGCCGCTGCCCTCAACTACCTGAAGATGGTAACCCGTGCAAAGGGAATAGCCGAAACTTCGGATGTAATTACAGGAATTAAAGAAGCCCGTAAAATAGCGCTGACAGACCAGGTCGGATACTTTGCCTTTTTAAAACGGAACGGTTTGGCAAAGTCGGAATTGAAGCTCGAAGACTATCAACTACTATTCCCAATCCCACAAAGAGAAATAGATTTAAATCCGGGTATGACGCAAAACCCGGGATATTAA
- a CDS encoding curlin repeat-containing protein, with product MRTIILFLICLLGVFFQGSSQEVVNNVGGNLMETIRQISPLQGADQLNIQTFRQPDCGNGNLVSITQLGYNNRVLTVQQGSCNMLSLTQIGYNNGLVAWQVGESNWIDGYTQQNYSENSLCDRLVQVGEFLHFDARGLAGSGWSENRVTQIGNNLSFQINAVLPGSGEGIKVTQTGRDMRVVIEQSYFSFPLR from the coding sequence ATGAGAACAATTATTCTTTTTTTGATCTGCCTTTTAGGTGTATTCTTCCAGGGAAGCTCGCAGGAGGTTGTAAACAACGTAGGAGGAAATCTTATGGAAACGATCCGGCAGATCAGTCCATTGCAAGGGGCGGATCAGCTGAATATACAGACGTTTCGGCAACCGGACTGTGGGAATGGGAACCTGGTTAGTATAACACAGCTGGGTTATAATAACCGTGTGCTGACTGTTCAGCAGGGTTCCTGTAATATGCTTTCGTTAACGCAGATAGGGTATAACAATGGGTTGGTTGCTTGGCAGGTGGGCGAGTCGAACTGGATTGACGGATACACGCAACAGAATTATTCCGAAAATTCGTTGTGTGACAGGTTGGTTCAGGTAGGTGAGTTCCTGCATTTTGACGCGCGGGGATTAGCGGGGTCCGGATGGTCCGAGAACAGGGTGACACAAATTGGGAATAACCTGTCTTTTCAGATCAATGCGGTTTTGCCCGGCTCGGGCGAAGGAATTAAAGTTACTCAAACCGGAAGGGATATGCGGGTTGTGATTGAGCAGTCTTATTTCTCTTTCCCTTTAAGATAG
- a CDS encoding mobile mystery protein A: MINRANKLYLEQIDRKIKAFSGVLPDSKPMGGWIEAVRKAIGMNMRQLATKMNKTPQAIKQIQEREKAGTITLNSLEETAAAMNMRLVYAIVPMETSSLSELIQQQAEKMAKEIVIRANKTMSLEDQKISEKRIKNSIKEISAELAENPEKLWE, translated from the coding sequence ATGATAAATAGAGCTAACAAACTATATCTAGAGCAGATTGATCGAAAAATCAAGGCTTTTAGTGGAGTACTTCCTGATAGTAAACCTATGGGGGGCTGGATTGAAGCCGTTCGAAAAGCAATTGGGATGAATATGCGTCAACTAGCTACCAAAATGAATAAAACTCCACAAGCAATCAAACAAATTCAGGAAAGAGAAAAAGCCGGTACTATAACTTTGAACAGTCTGGAAGAAACGGCCGCAGCAATGAATATGAGACTTGTTTATGCAATTGTCCCCATGGAAACATCCAGCTTATCAGAGCTAATACAACAACAAGCCGAAAAAATGGCAAAGGAAATTGTCATACGAGCAAATAAAACGATGTCATTAGAAGATCAAAAGATAAGTGAAAAGAGAATTAAAAATTCTATTAAAGAAATATCTGCAGAGCTTGCAGAGAATCCCGAGAAATTATGGGAATAA
- a CDS encoding HEPN domain-containing protein — translation MATNHKVTYWVEMSDYDLETASAMLTTGRYLYVGFMCHQAIEKILKARICSISEETPPYIHNLSRLAEKAFINEGLTDDQYEVIDLLDPLNIEARYPSYKEKLMKSLTQEKCITLIEQTKKLQQWIKTKL, via the coding sequence ATGGCAACCAATCACAAAGTAACTTATTGGGTTGAAATGTCGGACTACGATCTTGAAACCGCTTCAGCCATGTTGACTACCGGTAGATACCTTTACGTAGGATTCATGTGCCATCAGGCTATTGAAAAAATATTGAAAGCCCGTATATGTTCTATTTCCGAAGAAACGCCTCCTTATATTCATAACCTTTCAAGATTGGCTGAAAAAGCATTTATCAATGAAGGACTTACAGACGATCAATATGAAGTTATAGACTTGCTTGATCCACTCAATATAGAAGCACGATATCCCTCTTACAAAGAGAAGCTGATGAAAAGTCTTACACAAGAAAAGTGTATCACATTAATTGAACAAACAAAAAAACTGCAGCAATGGATAAAAACGAAGCTATAA
- a CDS encoding HigA family addiction module antitoxin, with amino-acid sequence MGTTTNKYTPYFPIHPGEILKDEIEYLGISQRRLASEMGISYTLLNEVLNGKRQINAELAMLAEAALGLDADTLVRMQARYNMQVARQDKTFSERLAKIRKLTAML; translated from the coding sequence ATGGGAACAACAACTAACAAATACACACCTTATTTCCCCATTCACCCGGGCGAAATACTTAAAGACGAAATCGAATATCTCGGGATATCGCAACGCCGCCTTGCCTCAGAAATGGGTATTTCATACACATTACTAAACGAGGTACTGAATGGCAAACGGCAGATAAACGCCGAACTTGCCATGCTTGCCGAAGCCGCTTTAGGATTAGATGCCGATACTTTGGTGCGTATGCAAGCACGTTACAATATGCAGGTGGCACGACAAGACAAAACTTTTTCCGAGCGTCTCGCCAAAATACGCAAACTCACGGCAATGCTTTGA
- a CDS encoding mobile mystery protein B yields MGINLSYIEGQTPIDEDEKSGLKIKTITTRNELDEWEQLNIEDAIKWSIKIKKTAEDLITADFVRDLHTRMYGRVWKWAGQFRNTNKNIGVDKYQIGTELKMLCDDFLYWHINNTFTPHERVIRFKHRIVSIHCFPNGNGRHSRLIADILISKLYGEPVFKWGGSQNLSSESEIRKTYLRALREADKGNFAPLIEFAI; encoded by the coding sequence ATGGGAATAAATTTAAGTTACATTGAAGGGCAAACTCCTATAGATGAAGACGAAAAATCAGGATTAAAAATAAAAACCATCACAACAAGAAATGAACTTGATGAATGGGAACAATTAAATATTGAAGACGCAATAAAATGGTCTATAAAAATTAAGAAAACTGCTGAAGATTTAATCACTGCAGATTTTGTTAGAGATCTGCATACACGAATGTATGGGAGAGTCTGGAAATGGGCAGGACAATTCAGAAACACTAATAAAAATATCGGAGTAGATAAGTACCAAATCGGAACTGAACTAAAAATGCTTTGCGACGATTTTCTGTACTGGCATATCAATAACACCTTTACCCCCCACGAAAGAGTAATTCGGTTTAAACATAGAATTGTTTCAATTCACTGCTTTCCGAATGGAAACGGTAGGCATTCACGTCTTATTGCAGACATTCTTATTAGCAAATTATACGGAGAGCCCGTTTTCAAATGGGGAGGATCACAAAATCTATCCTCCGAATCCGAAATACGAAAAACCTATTTACGCGCTCTTCGGGAAGCAGACAAAGGCAACTTCGCCCCTTTAATTGAATTTGCAATCTAA
- a CDS encoding CsgE family curli-type amyloid fiber assembly protein: protein MIVFTGIVLASLLMGHSVSPGFRVQQGDSIKGTNVPEKLTRLVEQVKKSANRSDDVEMELDGLLVDNTKTKGGKDFYDLFFASWEAPLNARNFTITINEKPYRLTTTFIVVMINENVVYEALLQPRLDVIEYMTAEAVQMAQSYLINYEEINRELNGDDLSGSGIY from the coding sequence ATGATCGTTTTTACTGGCATCGTACTGGCCTCTCTTTTAATGGGTCACTCTGTCTCGCCCGGGTTCCGGGTGCAGCAGGGTGATTCCATAAAGGGGACGAATGTACCCGAAAAGCTCACCCGGTTGGTGGAGCAGGTAAAGAAATCGGCCAATCGCTCGGACGATGTGGAGATGGAGTTGGACGGGTTGTTGGTGGATAATACCAAAACCAAGGGAGGGAAGGATTTTTACGATCTGTTTTTTGCTTCGTGGGAGGCGCCTCTCAATGCCCGGAATTTTACCATCACCATTAACGAAAAACCTTACCGGCTCACAACAACGTTTATTGTGGTGATGATCAACGAGAATGTGGTGTATGAGGCACTTCTTCAGCCTCGCTTGGATGTGATCGAGTATATGACGGCGGAGGCCGTACAGATGGCTCAGTCGTATCTGATTAATTATGAGGAGATAAACAGGGAGCTGAACGGCGACGATCTTTCGGGGTCGGGTATTTATTAA